In one window of Oryzias melastigma strain HK-1 unplaced genomic scaffold, ASM292280v2 sc00391, whole genome shotgun sequence DNA:
- the LOC112139679 gene encoding uncharacterized protein LOC112139679: MFFFHSEEAVVKGDVVKESGGAFGAAAEKWEHQVDKIFIDLIEKYTCHHVFEPKLVKKVQQDLSNVDDDIKVYPQTGYVVVVGETVVVKEKVSVLEKGLTSTMKLPITEKHLKLIEEEFRREMQADSPEVKIITRTNMVILEGTDEKVKSGAAKLDELVKKIKVKRVQLSPCLSAFMKTSNAVSKYEARFQQIFRSPVSLEVDSDLHLSSLSSVSLEEAQATLLRDIVVISVQLQGAATVPPEQREIINMARDEVNSVGLQVEVSFIPGVNETTVQLVGYSEEVTKLKEFLHDYQLNQAPTEEMIKLPDPELVECFDEMLNRLGVNITSVTLWTSHVPYPCVILSGPGGQVKDVLKTLQPVVANLTVDSLVLNGPGALRYFQGVGKVSKDLVETSHKVIIREQQGVTNVNAQQQDSISITYVTSLRPSINRQCQSSVGSPAASQINLKIRLCCIEDEQVNVFVAPVVKNQLKSNNISKSLLRKGGSILQSQFNATAANHVLHPGEVLQVPGPPSLRCSKIFFIECSPWDGVGGQSVQALRKGLQTCLDLCEQQGYSSVAIPIIGHGVILKYSLTDAIKVLTEKIIEFGSSATSGSLTSINIVIHPDYSDSEKTYHEVHKNLCSSMNHTGQAIFRSLTSDLDEVIMALRKGLQKCLDLCEQQGFSSVAIPIIGHGVILKYSLTDAIKVLTEKIIEFGSSATSGSLSSINIVIHPDYSDSEKVCF; encoded by the exons atgtttttttttcattcagagGAGGCAGTCGTGAAAGGGGATGTTGTGAAGGAATCAGGAGGAGCTTTCGGGGCTGCAGCTGAGAAATGGGAGCACCAGGTTGACAAGATCTTCATCGATCTCATTGAGAAATATACTTGCCATCACGTGTTTGAGCCTAAACTGGTCAAGAAGGTGCAGCAGGATCTCAGCAATGTGGATGATGATATAAAAGTGTACCCTCAGACAGGTTATGTTGTGGTGGTGGGAGAAACTGTTGTGGTGAAGGAGAAGGTTTCAGTTTTAGAGAAGGGTCTTACGTCCACCATGAAGCTGCCAATCACGGAGAAACACCTCAAGCTGATAGAAGAAGAGTTCAGAAGAGAAATGCAAGCTGATTCTCCAGAAGTTAAAATCATCACACGTACCAACATGGTAATCTTGGAAGGCACTGATGAGAAAGTAAAGTCAGGAGCTGCAAAGCTAGACGAGCTGGTCAAAAAGATCAAAGTGAAGAGAGTTCAGCTCTCTCCGTGTTTGTCCGCCTTCATGAAAACCAGCAACGCCGTCTCCAAATATGAAGCTCGATTTCAGCAGATTTTTAGAAGTCCTGTGTCCCTGGAAGTGGATTCTGACCTGCATCTGTCCAGTTTGTCCTCTGTTTCCCTGGAGGAGGCGCAGGCAACTCTGCTGAGAGACATTGTTGTGATCAGTGTTCAGCTGCAGGGGGCAGCCACGGTCCCTCCAGAGCAGAGAGAAATTATCAACATGGCCAGAGATGAGGTCAACTCTGTGGGTCTCCAAGTGGAGGTCAGCTTCATCCCAGGTGTCAATGAAACCACCGTGCAGCTAGTTGGCTACTCAGAAGAAGTCACCAAACTTAAAGAGTTTCTTCATGATTATCAGTTGAATCAAGCTCCCACTGAAGAGATGATCAAACTGCCAGATCCAGAACTTGTGGAATGCTTTGATGAAATGTTGAACAGGCTTGGAGTGAATATAACCAGTGTCACACTATGGACATCACATGTCCCATATCCATGTGTGATTCTGTCTGGTCCCGGGGGTCAAGTTAAGGACGTACTTAAGACTCTCCAGCCTGTTGTAGCCAACCTAACAGTAGACTCTTTGGTCTTAAATGGGCCAGGGGCTCTGCGATACTTCCAGGGAGTTGGAAAAGTTAGCAAAGATTTGGTTGAGACTTCCCATAAGGTCATTATCAGGGAGCAGCAAGGAGTCACAAATGTAAACGCCCAACAGCAAGACAGCATCAGCATCACATACGTGACATCGCTCAGACCATCCATTAACAGACAATGCCAGAGCTCAGTTGGAAGTCCAGCAGCCAGTCAAATAAATCTAAAGATCAGGCTTTGCTGTATAGAGGATGAACAG gtaaatgtttttgtggctccTGTTGTTAAGAATCAGCTGAAATCCAACAATATCAGTAAATCCTTGCTAAGGAAAGGGGGCAGCATTCTCCAATCTCAGTTTAACGCAACAGCAGCAAACCATGTCCTTCACCCTGGAGAAGTTCTTCAGGTCCCTGGACCTCCATCTCTGCGATGCTCCAAGATCTTCTTCATAGAGTGCTCGCCTTGGGATGGTGTTGGAGGACAGAGTGTTCAG GCTCTAAGAAAAGGCCTGCAGACATGTTTGGACCTCTGTGAACAGCAGGGCTATAGCTCAGTGGCTATACCGATCATTGGACATGGAGTTATTCTGAAGTATTCTCTAACAGATGCTATTAAAGTGCTGACAGAGAAGATTATTGAGTTTGGATCATCTGCAACTTCCGGGTCTCTCACCAGCATCAATATTGTGATCCATCCTGATTATTCGGACTCTGAGAAG ACTTACCATGAAGTGCACAAAAACCTTTGCTCAAGCATGAACCACACAGGCCAAG CAATATTCAGGTCTCTCACCAGTGACCTTGATGAAGTCATTATG GCTCTAAGAAAAGGCCTGCAGAAATGTTTGGACCTCTGTGAACAGCAGGGCTTTAGCTCAGTGGCCATACCGATCATTGGACATGGAGTTATTCTGAAATATTCTCTAACAGATGCTATTAAAGTGCTGACAGAGAAGATTATTGAGTTTGGATCATCTGCAACTTCCGGGTCTCTGTCCAGCATCAATATTGTGATCCATCCTGATTATTCGGACTCTGAGAAGGTTTGCTTTTAA
- the LOC112139677 gene encoding protein mono-ADP-ribosyltransferase PARP14-like → MSDQERYWCVKFHGVAENSLEKVKDKVREICKASVPEEQRNEVTAVDIAHRLDRLRTGEDQWAKPRSIIIRFMSRTERVLQKKSHTICLPNGELHLTVSNSSSLQAFDQLSTSHGQLDVIHCSLTLDFDTEEAVVKGDVVKESGGAFGAAAEKLEHQVDKIFINLIERYTCHHVFEPKLVKKVQQDLSNVDDDIKVYSQTGYVVVVGETVVVKEKVLVLEKCLTSTMELPITEKHLKLIEEEFRREMQADSPEVKITTRTNMVILEGTDEKVKSGAAKLDELVKKIKVKRVQLSPCLSAFMKTSNALSKYEARFQQRFRSPVSLEVDSDLHLSSLSSVFLEEAEAKLLRDIVVISVQLQGAATVPPELRAILNKARDEVNSVGLQVEVSFIPGVKKTTVQLVGYSPEVTKLKELLHDYQLNQAPTEEMIKLPDPELVECFDEMLNRLGVNITSVTLQTSHVPYPCVILSGPEGQVKDIHKTLQSVLANLTVDYLVLNGPGPLRYFQGVGKVSKDLVETSHKVIIREQQGVPNVNVQQQDSITNVTSLRPSLNRQSRSCVRSPAVSQINLRIKLCRLEDEQVNVFVAPVVKNQLNSNNISKSLLRKGGRILQSQFDATAANCVLHPGEVLQVPGPPSLGCSKIFFIECSPWDGVGGQSVQALRKGLQTCLDLCGKQGYSSVAIPIIGHGVILKYSLTNAIKVLTEKITEFGSSATSGSLSSINIVIHPDYSDSEKTYHEVHKNLCSSMNHTGQAIFRSLTSDLDEVIMALGGNIQLHLVFGDITNQTTDVVVNTTDFTNFHNEGVCKDILTVAGPQVEAELRAAKVNCGDIFVSQPGQFPCKAFFHVCVERDESLIEELVSNIIYQCEKFGFESVAIPAICTGAGGLDPGVVAGAVLRGIKTATSSRKLCKLTRIHIVLNRIKVFLVFKEEAMQMFSPVIREAPAMPQVRQQSLSLITDFKLANESTGSQQSTFKFIGLGKNTVDDAMKNLKNLYETVCSTQTISKEDMEVLTQVDVETFKQLVESEGLFIEEDPSGGLTVTGLKDGLTQLMMMIQSCLQVRLRIEMRVREEEDLYNRVMWCILDQRGNWQRLPKIANYNLEKGDIAAGIEDAQGVTWEVNLQEKKATAAGQKTKLKRLKNLTDFSFPLYWDSMTASESMKVVPLRQSSKEYKLVKEAFQMTARQTVIKIERLQNIHLRRAYEAQKKHITFKNATLGVESENTLFHGTSHENCNSIMTTGFNRSFAGQNATFYGDGTYFAVDASYSAKSTYSKPGADGSQLMFVVRVLTGVYAQGQSGMKVPPPRNAQQPNERCDSVVDDINNPRMYVVFHDDQAYPDYLITFK, encoded by the exons CTCGATGTAATCCACTGTAGTCTGACGTTAGATTTTGATACAGAGGAGGCAGTGGTGAAAGGGGATGTTGTGAAGGAATCAGGAGGAGCTTTCGGGGCTGCAGCTGAGAAATTGGAGCACCAGGTTGACAAGATCTTCATCAATCTCATTGAGAGATATACTTGCCATCACGTGTTTGAGCCTAAACTGGTCAAGAAGGTGCAGCAGGATCTCAGCAATGTGGATGATGATATAAAAGTGTACTCTCAGACAGGTTATGTTGTGGTGGTGGGAGAAACTGTTGTTGTGAAGGAGAAGGTTTTGGTTCTAGAGAAGTGTCTTACATCCACCATGGAGCTGCCAATCACGGAGAAACACCTCAAGCTGATAGAAGAAGAGTTCAGAAGAGAAATGCAAGCTGATTCTCCAGAAGTTAAAATCACCACACGTACCAACATGGTAATCTTGGAAGGCACTGATGAGAAAGTAAAGTCAGGAGCTGCAAAGCTAGACGAGCTggtcaaaaagataaaagtgaAGAGAGTTCAGCTCTCTCCGTGTTTGTCTGCCTTCATGAAAACCAGCAACGCCCTCTCCAAGTATGAAGCTCGATTTCAGCAGAGGTTTAGAAGTCCTGTGTCCCTAGAAGTGGATTCTGACCTGCATCTGTCCAGTTTGTCCTCTGTTTTCCTCGAGGAGGCGGAGGCAAAACTGCTGAGAGACATTGTTGTGATCAGTGTTCAGCTGCAAGGGGCAGCCACGGTCCCTCCAGAGCTGAGAGCAATCCTCAACAAGGCCAGAGATGAGGTCAACTCTGTGGGTCTCCAAGTGGAGGTCAGCTTCATCCCAGGTGTCAAAAAAACTACAGTCCAGCTAGTTGGCTACTCACCAGAGGTCACCAAACTTAAAGAGTTACTTCATGATTATCAGTTGAATCAAGCTCCCACTGAAGAGATGATCAAACTGCCAGATCCAGAACTTGTGGAATGCTTTGATGAAATGTTGAACAGGCTTGGAGTGAATATAACCAGTGTCACACTACAGACCTCACATGTCCCATATCCATGTGTGATTCTGTCTGGTCCCGAGGGTCAAGTTAAGGACATACATAAGACTCTCCAGTCTGTTTTAGCCAACCTAACAGTAGACTATTTGGTCTTGAATGGGCCAGGGCCTCTGCGATACTTCCAGGGAGTTGGAAAAGTTAGCAAAGATTTGGTTGAGACTTCCCATAAGGTCATTATCAGGGAGCAGCAAGGAGTCCCAAATGTAAATGTCCAACAGCAAGACAGCATCACAAATGTGACATCGCTCAGACCATCCCTGAACAGACAAAGCAGGAGCTGTGTTAGAAGTCCTGCAGTCAGCCAAATAAATCTAAGGATCAAGCTTTGCCGTCTAGAGGATGAACag gtgaatgtttttgtggctcCCGTTGTTAAGAATCAGCTGAACTCTAATAATATCAGTAAATCCCTGCTAAGAAAAGGGGGCAGAATTCTCCAGTCTCAGTTTGACGCAACAGCAGCAAACTGTGTCCTTCACCCAGGTGAAGTTCTTCAGGTCCCTGGACCTCCATCTCTGGGATGCTCCAAGATCTTCTTCATAGAGTGCTCGCCTTGGGATGGTGTTGGAGGACAGAGTGTTCAG GCTCTAAGAAAAGGCCTGCAGACATGTTTGGACCTCTGTGGAAAGCAGGGCTATAGCTCAGTGGCCATACCAATCATTGGACATGGAGTTATTCTGAAGTACTCTCTAACGAATGCTATTAAAGTGCTGACAGAGAAGATTACTGAGTTTGGATCATCTGCAACTTCCGGGTCTCTCTCCAGCATCAATATTGTGATCCATCCTGATTATTCTGACTCTGAGAAG ACTTACCATGAAGTGCACAAAAACCTTTGCTCAAGCATGAACCACACAGGCCAAG CAATATTCAGGTCTCTCACCAGTGACCTTGATGAAGTCATTATGGCGTTGGGAGGCAACATTCAACTACACCTTGTGTTTGGGGACATCACCAACCAAACTACAGACGTTGTGGTGAACACAACAGACTTCACCAATTTCCACAATG AGGGGGTGTGCAAAGACATCCTTACAGTGGCTGGACCGCAAGTGGAGGCAGAACTGAGAGCAg cCAAAGTGAACTGTGGAGACATTTTTGTGTCCCAGCCTGGGCAGTTCCCttgtaaagcattttttcatgtttgcgTAGAAAGAGATGAAAGTCTCATTGAGGAACTTGTGAGCAACATCATATATCAGTGCGAAAAGTTTGGGTTTGAATCTGTAGCCATTCCTGCCATCTGTACTG GGGCTGGTGGGTTGGACCCTGGGGTTGTAGCCGGTGCAGTCCTTCGTGGAATCAAAACTGCAACTTCGTCCAGGAAACTTTGCAAACTCACCCGCATCCACATTGTCCTGAATAGGATTAAGGTTTTCCTTGTGTTCAAAGAGGAAGCAATGCAGATGTTTTCCCCAGTTATTAGGGAAG CACCTGCGATGCCTCAGGTACGACAACAGTCACTTTCTCTGATAACCGACTTTAAACTTGCCAATGAAAGTACAGGGAGCCAGCAGTCCACCTTCAAGTTCATTGGTCTTGGTAAAAACACAGTTGATGATGCCATGAAAAATCTGAAGAACCTGTACGAGACAGTGTGTTCCACTCAAACCATCAGCAAAGAAGACATGGAAGTCCTCACCCAGGTAGACGTTGAGACCTTCAAGCAGCTGGTTGAGTCTGAGGGTCTGTTCATAGAGGAGGACCCATCAGGTGGCCTAACAGTGACTGGACTAAAAGATGGGCTTACCcagttgatgatgatgattcaATCCTGTTTGCAAGTCCGTTTGAGAATAGAGATGAGAGTTAGAGAGGAGGAAGATTTGTATAATCGTGTAATGTGGTGCATCTTGGATCAAAGAGGCAACTGGCAAAGACTACCGAAAATTGCAAACTACAATCTGGAAAAAGGTGATATTGCAGCAGGAATAGAGGATGCCCAGGGTGTCACATGGGAAGTAAATCTGCAAGAGAAGAAGGCAACTGCAGCTGGACAGAAGACCAAACTGAAGCGTCTCAAAAACCTGACAG ACTTTAGCTTTCCTCTATACTGGGATAGCATGACTGCAAGTGAGTCCATGAAAGTGGTTCCACTAAGGCAATCTTCTAAAGAGTACAAACTTGTGAAGGAGGCTTTTCAAATGACTGCAAGACAAACTGTAATCAAG ATCGAGCGCTTACAGAACATTCATCTGCGGCGGGCCTACGAAGCACAAAAGAAGCACATAACCTTTAAGAATGCAACACTTGGAGTAGAAAGCGAAAATACTCTTTTCCATGGGACATCCCATGAAAACTGTAACTCCATCATGACAACTGGGTTCAACAGGAGCTTCGCAGGACAAAATG CGACGTTTTATGGAGATGGAACCTACTTTGCTGTAGATGCGTCCTACTCAGCAAAAAGCACTTACTCCAAGCCAGGTGCTGACGGCTCTCAGCTGATGTTTGTGGTTCGGGTGCTGACTGGTGTCTACGCTCAGGGTCAAAGTGGAATGAAGGTGCCTCCACCACGCAACGCCCAACAACCCAATGAGCGCTGTGACAGCGTGGTGGACGATATAAACAACCCCAGGATGTATGTTGTGTTTCATGATGACCAAGCTTATCCAGATTACCTCATCACCTTCAAATAA
- the LOC118598372 gene encoding protein mono-ADP-ribosyltransferase PARP14-like, with protein sequence MALGGNVQLHLVFGDITNETTDVVVNATDFTNFHNEGVCKDILTVAGPQVEAELKAAKVNRGDIFVSQSGQFPCKAFFHVSGERDESLIEELVCNIINQCEKSGFESVAIPAICAGAGGLDPGVVAGAVLCGIKASTSSRNLCKLTHIKIVLNRIKVFLVFKEAATRMFSPVIKKAPAMPQVRQQSPPLITDLKLTNISSGSQQSTFKFIGLGKNKVDDAMKNLKSLYETVCSTQTISKEDMEVLTQEDVEAFKQLVESEGLFMEEDPSGSLTVTGLKDGVTQLMMMIQSCLQGSLRIEVRLRDEEDLYNRVMWCILDQRGIWQRLPKIANYNLEKRDIAAGIEDAQGVTWQVNLQEMEATATGQKKKLKRLENLLGKRNKK encoded by the exons ATGGCGTTGGGAGGCAATGTGCAACTACACCTCGTGTTTGGGGACATCACCAACGAAACTACAGACGTTGTGGTTAACGCAACAGACTTCACCAATTTCCACAATG AGGGGGTGTGCAAAGACATCCTAACAGTGGCTGGACCGCAAGTGGAGGCAGAACTGAAAGCTG CCAAAGTGAACCGTGGAGACATTTTTGTGTCCCAGTCTGGGCAGTTTCCTTGTAAAGCGTTTTTTCATGTTAGCGGAGAAAGAGATGAAAGTCTCATTGAGGAACTTGTGTGCAACATCATAAATCAATGTGAGAAGTCTGGGTTTGAATCTGTGGCCATTCCTGCCATCTGTGCTG GGGCTGGTGGGTTGGATCCTGGGGTTGTAGCAGGTGCAGTCCTTTGTGGAATCAAAGCTTCAACTTCATCCAGGAATCTTTGCAAACTCACCCACATCAAGATTGTCCTGAATAGGATTAAAGTTTTCCTAGTGTTCAAAGAGGCAGCAACACGGATGTTTTCCCCAGTTATTAAGAAAG CACCTGCGATGCCTCAGGTACGACAACAGTCACCTCCTCTGATCACAGACCTGAAACTTACCAATATAAGTTCAGGAAGTCAGCAGTCCACCTTCAAGTTCATTGGTCttggcaaaaataaagttgatgatGCCATGAAAAATCTGAAGAGCCTGTACGAGACAGTGTGTTCCACTCAAACCATCAGCAAAGAAGACATGGAAGTCCTCACCCAGGAAGACGTTGAGGCCTTCAAGCAGCTGGTTGAGTCCGAGGGTCTGTTCATGGAGGAGGACCCATCAGGTAGCCTAACAGTGACTGGACTAAAAGATGGAGTTACCcagttgatgatgatgattcaATCCTGTCTACAAGGCAGTTTGAGAATTGAGGTGAGACTTAGAGACGAGGAAGACTTATATAATCGTGTAATGTGGTGCATCTTGGACCAAAGAGGCATCTGGCAAAGACTACCAAAAATAGCAAACTACAATCTGGAAAAGAGAGATATTGCAGCAGGAATAGAGGATGCCCAGGGTGTCACATGGCAAGTAAATCTGCAAGAGATGGAGGCAACTGCAACTggacagaagaaaaaactgaagcGTCTCGAAAATCTGCTGGgtaagagaaacaaaaaataa